In the candidate division KSB1 bacterium genome, TAAAGATGGACATTCGATGAGATATTGTTGCTACTTCAATCAAATAAACGAAAGAATCAGTTCTACTAACCCTTTGAATACGAATGAACCATAGAACAGATCAAAACTTTGAGGAGTGACGCATTGAACAAGTATGGATATTTTTCCGAAGATCGACTCGAGTTTGTGATCACGAGGCCTGATACACCGGCGCCTTGGGTGAATTATCTGTCTAATGGAAAGTATCATGGCCTCATCTCCAACACGGCTGGTGGCTTCAGCTTTTATATTTCACCGCGCGATAGCCGGATTACGCGTTGGCGCTACAATTCTTTACCAGTCGATCGGCCTGGCCGTTATATCTTGCTGCGCGATCGGGAAACCACTGCCTTTTGGTCCCCTACCTGGCAGCCGACTTTCACCCCGGTGAAAGACTATGAATGTCGGCATGGCATGTATTATACCCGCATCACCTCGCAATTCAATCAAATCCGTAGTTCTATTCTTTATTTTGTTCCTTCTGATGATCTGGAGCTATGGCTTGTCACACTGAAAAATGAATCAGATCACGCTCGGCAGCTTGATATTTTCAGCTTTGTCGAATTATGCCTCGGCCATGCCTTAGTGGATTTGATCAATCAGCCCAATGATCAGCATTTTAACGAGGTATTTTTCGACCGAGGGGATCAAATTTTGTTTGCCACGAAGCGCTATTGGGTGCGATTTACCAGTGCGACAGTCAAGCAGGCGAATGATGCTTGGGATAAGTATGTATTTTTCAGCTCATCGCTCCCCATAATTGGTTGGGATGGAAGCAAGGATCAATTCATCGGCCGCTGGCGGTCGGAACAGAACCCGATTGCAGTACAGAATGGACGATGTTTCAATTCCGAGATCACGGCTGGTGATGCAGTTGCTGCGTTGCAAATGGAACTTACCCTCCAACCAAATGAAGAGAGGGAGTTCGTCGTTCATTTGGGCGTCGTTCCTAAGCAAGAGGGTTATCAAGAAAAAGCAGTCCAATTGGTCCAAAAATATCGAAATCTCGACGTGGTCAAAAATGAATTCTCCAAATTGAAGGCGGAATGGAGCGACTATCGAGGATCGGTTCAGGTCCAAACGCCTGATGAAAATATGAATACCATGATCAATGTTTGGAACCAATATCAAACTTCGGTCACATTCCGCTTTTCGCGTGATGCATCCTATTATCATGGTGGACTGCTGTTCGGCCGCGGTTATCGAGATTCCTGCCAGGACGTCATGGGCCCGGTGATCCCAAGGCCGAATTGGGTCAAAGAACGGATCGTGGAAATGGCTCGCTACCAGTTCAGCAATGGCAGCACGTATCATCTCTACTACCCATTGATCGGCGGCGGGGAGCGCACTGGCCATTCCGATACCCCCTTATGGCTGCCCTTGGCCATTATGGTGTATTT is a window encoding:
- a CDS encoding glycosyl transferase family 36, producing the protein MNKYGYFSEDRLEFVITRPDTPAPWVNYLSNGKYHGLISNTAGGFSFYISPRDSRITRWRYNSLPVDRPGRYILLRDRETTAFWSPTWQPTFTPVKDYECRHGMYYTRITSQFNQIRSSILYFVPSDDLELWLVTLKNESDHARQLDIFSFVELCLGHALVDLINQPNDQHFNEVFFDRGDQILFATKRYWVRFTSATVKQANDAWDKYVFFSSSLPIIGWDGSKDQFIGRWRSEQNPIAVQNGRCFNSEITAGDAVAALQMELTLQPNEEREFVVHLGVVPKQEGYQEKAVQLVQKYRNLDVVKNEFSKLKAEWSDYRGSVQVQTPDENMNTMINVWNQYQTSVTFRFSRDASYYHGGLLFGRGYRDSCQDVMGPVIPRPNWVKERIVEMARYQFSNGSTYHLYYPLIGGGERTGHSDTPLWLPLAIMVYLKETGDFDFLQQNIPFSDIGEATIQQHLYAAIDYVLGTLSPRHLAKIGPGDWNDTLDYLGREGRGESVWVSMFLAYILKETIELCQLIGDQAKSDRYHSAYQTVKQAINDHCWDGEWYIRATNDQGEIIGSASNEEGQIFLNTQSWAVISGVAEGQRAIQCMDMVIRHLETPKGPKILHPAYTKINPRIGLATRCVPGKKENGAVFNHPVSWAILAECLLGRGDRAFEIYQKALPMNPIIDIDRYQVEPYVYAEYVTSPDHPTFGQASHSWLTGSSAWMLRDGIDYILGVRPTYRGLLIDPCIPHQWKFYRVIRKFRGKTYHIEVHNPHGLNKGINQVEVAETKISGNLIDLTDATVQALIKGRRDVAIRATLGY